In one Flavobacteriales bacterium genomic region, the following are encoded:
- a CDS encoding 3'-5' exonuclease — protein MRLALERPLAFFDLETTGTRIGKDRIVQIGIVRLMPDSARVTYQTLVNPGIPIPAEATAVHGITDLDVAMAPPLDAVAPEVLAALEGCDLAGFNCLRFDVPFLAEELFRVGVEWDHARLRIVDVQRIYHRMEPRDLSAALRYYCGREHEGAHDALADVEATADVLLAQLERYPDRLQGTVDFLGELSGDRQRSPDAAGKLRFDEAGSICLTFGKYNGWSLENIGRNDPGYLQWLMTKAELPGSTLAVMRAALSDLNA, from the coding sequence ATGCGCCTGGCCCTTGAACGCCCACTCGCCTTCTTCGACCTCGAGACCACCGGAACCCGCATCGGTAAGGACAGGATCGTCCAGATCGGGATCGTGCGGCTCATGCCGGACAGCGCCCGGGTGACCTATCAGACCCTGGTGAATCCCGGTATCCCCATCCCTGCAGAAGCGACCGCTGTGCACGGCATCACGGACCTGGACGTGGCCATGGCGCCCCCCCTTGATGCGGTGGCGCCTGAAGTGCTCGCCGCCCTTGAGGGGTGCGACCTTGCCGGATTCAATTGCCTGCGATTCGATGTGCCCTTCCTCGCGGAGGAACTGTTCCGCGTGGGCGTGGAGTGGGACCATGCCCGTCTGCGCATCGTCGATGTGCAGCGCATCTACCACCGGATGGAGCCGCGCGACCTCAGCGCAGCGCTGCGCTATTACTGCGGCCGCGAGCATGAGGGCGCGCACGATGCACTGGCCGACGTGGAAGCCACTGCCGATGTGCTGCTGGCCCAGCTCGAGCGCTATCCCGACCGGCTGCAGGGCACGGTTGATTTCCTTGGCGAACTCAGCGGGGATCGCCAGCGCAGCCCTGATGCAGCCGGGAAGCTCCGGTTCGATGAAGCGGGGAGCATCTGCCTCACCTTCGGCAAGTACAACGGCTGGTCGCTGGAGAACATCGGCCGCAACGACCCGGGCTACCTGCAGTGGCTGATGACCAAAGCGGAGCTGCCCGGGAGCACCTTGGCCGT